The following proteins come from a genomic window of Mycobacteriales bacterium:
- a CDS encoding TRAP transporter fused permease subunit gives MMEATSRPAARDAGSDADPTAVLDPIQHRLEEAAVVGGEAHPGAAEAAGHVKPRWRIIALAVVGVATVVFHVLTAWTGPLTSFRQTSIHVLAATAMCLLNNWDGSGPPGTRRARAAGALAALNLTIVAVGTVYVFLNFQRIAFEFGYARPTSTDIVLGVAMLLAVFAAARRAIGWAFPIIAGLLFAYGLWGHHAPGVLSHAQMSFTDLVADGFISPLGIFGAITATSATDIAVFIILGGLLMTTGGGDGFLKLALVVAGRRRGGPGKVVVVSSALFGMINGSAVANTASTGAITIPMMIRYGFRPRFAAGIEAAASTGGQWTPPIMGAVVFLMAQLLSIPYYQLAVAAIIPAVIFYVAFFCTIHTEANKHGLVGIPKSDLPKLRGFVDELCILFPPVLVLLFMIVQRYPVRMAGFAAVVTLLAAATVIQLLWRRTSLRDYAQMLIAGSVGAASTIGVIGVLVAGSQVIVAVVGTTALGLNLGQLVFQLATASLLGALLLAGVINIVLGLSLPTVPSYLIAIAITGAALEGLGLEPIAVHFFALYFATLGGLTPPIGATCFVAAAIAKTGWVGVSFTAMRLSAIAFIMPFVFALRPELLLVGDVQAIVEVAVSTAVGAVALSVAMTGYGTRRLRVWEVGLLLASAAALLVPGGVTNLFGAAGVGLVFLAHFVVREAESAQTVDNYGRESK, from the coding sequence ATGATGGAGGCCACCTCACGGCCTGCGGCCCGCGACGCAGGCAGTGACGCAGACCCCACCGCTGTTCTTGACCCGATCCAGCACAGGCTGGAGGAGGCTGCCGTTGTCGGTGGCGAGGCGCATCCCGGTGCGGCGGAGGCAGCGGGCCACGTCAAACCGCGTTGGCGCATCATCGCCCTCGCAGTTGTCGGTGTCGCGACCGTGGTGTTCCACGTTCTGACGGCGTGGACCGGCCCCCTCACGAGTTTTCGGCAGACGTCGATACACGTGCTCGCCGCCACGGCCATGTGTCTGCTCAACAACTGGGACGGCAGTGGCCCGCCGGGTACTCGGCGGGCTCGGGCAGCGGGGGCGCTGGCCGCGCTCAATCTCACCATCGTCGCGGTCGGTACCGTGTACGTGTTCCTGAACTTCCAGCGCATCGCCTTCGAGTTCGGGTACGCCCGCCCGACGAGCACGGACATCGTGCTCGGAGTGGCGATGCTTCTTGCAGTGTTTGCCGCAGCGAGGCGGGCGATCGGCTGGGCCTTCCCGATCATCGCCGGGCTTCTTTTCGCGTACGGCCTGTGGGGGCACCACGCGCCGGGGGTGCTCTCCCACGCGCAGATGTCCTTCACCGATCTGGTCGCGGACGGGTTCATCAGTCCGCTGGGCATCTTCGGCGCCATCACGGCGACATCGGCCACGGATATAGCGGTCTTCATCATCCTGGGTGGACTGCTCATGACCACCGGCGGAGGTGATGGTTTCCTGAAGCTCGCGCTCGTGGTCGCGGGACGTCGGCGGGGTGGCCCGGGCAAGGTCGTGGTCGTCTCCAGCGCGCTGTTCGGCATGATCAACGGCAGTGCGGTGGCCAACACGGCCAGCACCGGCGCCATCACCATTCCGATGATGATTCGGTACGGCTTCAGGCCGCGATTCGCTGCCGGAATCGAGGCAGCCGCCTCTACCGGCGGCCAGTGGACCCCGCCGATCATGGGCGCAGTCGTGTTTCTCATGGCACAGCTGCTGAGCATCCCGTACTACCAGCTGGCGGTCGCCGCGATCATTCCGGCGGTCATCTTCTATGTCGCGTTCTTCTGCACCATCCACACGGAGGCAAACAAGCACGGACTGGTCGGTATCCCCAAGAGCGACCTGCCCAAGCTGCGCGGCTTCGTGGACGAGCTTTGCATCCTGTTCCCGCCCGTGCTGGTCCTTCTGTTCATGATCGTGCAGCGGTATCCGGTCCGCATGGCCGGGTTCGCCGCCGTGGTCACCCTGCTGGCCGCCGCCACCGTCATCCAGTTACTCTGGCGCCGCACCTCGCTCCGCGACTACGCTCAGATGCTCATCGCCGGCAGCGTGGGTGCAGCGAGCACCATCGGCGTCATCGGCGTGCTGGTCGCAGGATCCCAGGTGATCGTGGCAGTCGTCGGCACCACGGCATTGGGGCTGAACCTCGGACAGTTGGTCTTCCAGCTGGCCACAGCCTCGTTGCTGGGGGCGCTGCTCCTCGCCGGCGTCATCAACATCGTCCTGGGTCTGAGCCTGCCTACGGTTCCGTCCTACCTCATCGCCATCGCCATTACCGGCGCCGCGCTGGAGGGCCTTGGGCTCGAGCCCATCGCCGTGCACTTCTTCGCGCTCTACTTCGCGACGCTCGGAGGTCTCACGCCCCCCATCGGGGCCACCTGTTTCGTGGCCGCGGCTATCGCCAAGACGGGGTGGGTGGGGGTGTCGTTCACTGCGATGCGCTTGTCGGCGATCGCTTTCATCATGCCATTCGTCTTTGCCCTGCGGCCTGAACTACTGCTCGTGGGTGACGTCCAGGCAATCGTTGAAGTCGCTGTCAGCACAGCTGTGGGCGCGGTTGCTCTCAGTGTGGCGATGACCGGGTACGGCACCCGCCGGCTGCGCGTTTGGGAAGTGGGGCTACTGCTTGCCAGCGCCGCGGCTCTGCTGGTTCCCGGTGGAGTCACGAACCTCTTCGGCGCGGCGGGCGTCGGCCTTGTCTTCCTGGCGCACTTTGTCGTTCGCGAGGCCGAGTCGGCGCAGACAGTTGACAACTACGGAAGAGAGAGCAAATGA